Within the Montipora foliosa isolate CH-2021 chromosome 11, ASM3666993v2, whole genome shotgun sequence genome, the region ATTTTCATCAACGCAAAGCGTGACGACTGGGCGCGTTTCATCCACGTCGAACCACTCTGAAAAGGTTTCTACATCATGAACGACACCAATCCAGCACCAGTAGATCCTTCGTTTTACCTCAACACGCAGTTAGCGACTgccatttgtttgttgtttctttCACCTATAACCATCATCAGCAATGCTTTACTACTATTAACTCTTTTCAGAGATCCTCTGAAATGCTTTCGAAATCCTGCCGCTTATTTCGTCGTGGCTCTAGCACTAGTGGATATCTCAACAGGCATCCTTGTTGAGCCCTTTTTCGTTATGAACAGAGTGGTGAAGTTCGTCACTTGGTCGTTGGTTCTTCGTGAACCGTACAAAACTTTATTCCGATTTGGGTCTATGTTCTCATATGTGGTTCTAAACGCGTCATTCCTGCTCGTTCTTGGTTTAATCCTGGCGCAGTACATCGCAATAACATTTCCTCACCGCTACCGTTCGATTGTAACTACATCGAGGGTCCTCGTGTTTATTTGCACCGCGTGTGTGTATTTCAGTGGGTTTATTTTGCTGGAATTTGCCGGAGTCTCGATTCAAACCTTGTTTAGAATGGATCTGCACCTTCACTCCACTCTGATCACAGTGTTGCTGATATTGTTTTCGTTTATGCTATTGAGATCATTGCGTAAATTTGCCAAAACGTCCTTGCAGCTTGGGGTAGGCGCACAGAACTCTTTGAGAATGGATGCGTGTGGAAATGTGCGCCTAACTCGACCACAGAGAATAAACGAGAAGCAGGTCACCATCGTAGCATTGCTGTTATCAGGCATTCTCATAGTTTGTGCTCTACCCCATATTATATCAGCTCATATAACTCTTTACGCAAAAATAGAAACGCCCCAAGAATCTCTCGACTTAAAAGCAGTTGCCACTATCGGTGACGAGATGATGTTCTTAAAAGTCGCCCTGGACGCCTTTATTTACGCTTGGAGGTTACCGAAATACAGACGGTCGTTGAAAATCATAATGGGGTACGAATCGACTCGCGTAGATCCTTACATTGGCGATGCAAGAACGGTGGAAAATTCCACTTTTCAACAACCACAACCTAAATCATTGACTGCATCAGTGTAACTGGACACGTTAATGACGTTATTCAGGAGAGGGGCTGAGTTTCGGCTTCCCTGCTAGTAGAGGTCtcgtttcttttgcgttcgctgggctgacgaatTATACGGGAAAAACAGCTCTCTGcaatgggtcgaaactcactgtgttgagcgtgcgcggcggttacttagcgaccgaattcATGTTGTGTCGggtcacttaacaacagcggaattactgtaaagaaatgggccatttccgagttgctgtttgtttcgttttcgaagtgagtcttggtgctcaactattgtaagggaaatgagtttgatttgcataagaatacgcaactcatttccatttgaatggttgtgcaccaggactcgctttcaAACTGAGGCATTcaggaactcggaaatgggctagtgcgcgggacacagcgggctcaagttacaGTCAGTAAACATATTGTGGGGCATGGTCTGGGGATGCAATTTGAAGAGTGTTGTCCCAGGTTGAGGACGGCAGTTGAATCAAAGttgcagaggtctcttttcccgcgTACTCGTTTTCCCACCAAACGCAAGCAGAAAAGATACCTCCTGCTAGCATAGCAAGGTATGTTCCGGTGCtcgagtaaataaataaaaatgctGCTGCCAATTTGCAGTCACGCTTGTCTTTACGGAATTAAACTGTTTGCATGGTGAATTTACACAAAAGAGACAGCCATCATTTTCGTTGAAACAGCCGGCTTCTCATGAAAATCGCCGTTTAGCTACCGAACTGACAAAAGATTCCTCGGATGTGGTGGACACTACAATATCATAGCCAATaggtttaattttttcttgatcGAGTTTTCCATCCATAGCTGTAACTACAACCTTTGCAAATTTGTTTTCCTCGGTTCTCGggattggctcagaaaacaatggaccaaaacaaacaacctATCAACGAtgtaccctaaccctaaaaacaatagagctgcgtcctacAGGGATCCAATGAagttagaggttgtaaagagctgcgtcctatcttgattttttacTAAGGAGGGAACCTCTCAGCATCCATTTGGCGCCTTTTTGCTCCATTTTTTGCATCGAAAATTAGTTGTATGGATTGTGAATTTcatgcggttttcggttttggaaaaaaattccattaATGACCGAATAGAGGAATTGCCAAAGGCAAAATTTTACCTAATTTCCATTTTTGGCCTCTTTCCTATCGTTCACGCTTTTCTGATTTCGAATACGAAAATCAATTTCACTCAGTATCTTACATGCTAACCAGACGTCCGTTTTCCGTTGTGCAACAAATTGAAATTGGGCTTGTTTGGCTCTACCTCTCGCTCAGGGATTCATTTAAATACTCCGATATACAAAACACAAGAATAGTTGTTTATTTCAGCAACAGATATGAACATCCCAAAACAATACTTTTTCAAGTTATAATATTCTTCCTTCAAACAAGATTTTCACTCGCAACCCTGTACTTCTATACGGGTGTCAAAGGTCTCGATCAACCTCCTGGAATCGCCATTAAACCTCCCAGACCTTTGTACAAGAAGACCTTAACATCAAAAGACCAAGCTTGCCATTCGGTCACTATGTACAGCGGTTTTCGACTGAGTGGAGTAATCACAAGCGCTTCAGGTTCTGCACGTCGTTATATCAAACAAACCACAACTCGAGCTAACACGTTCAGCCGACGGCCAAACGCTGCAAAATCCTCCCGAGAAAGTCAATTGGCttggcttctgattggttaacaaaGTGCTGAAAATCTGCCCAACCAGAAGGCGTACAAATTCGTAGAAATGCGACAGTCAAGCAGTTACGAAAATCATACTTCAACACTGCAACGAAACCCGCTGTATTATTGAGTTAACATTTCTCATgataacatatattttttttcatattccTATTATATATATTTCCAAGGCTCTTGAGAACAGCAGATGAGAAATAACTTGAGgaaataaaacaacattgtaattttttttacaagacatgtttcgacatacttatGCAGTCTTCAGTTGTGAATGAGTtgtacaatttgaatttaaaaccatttactgggttgccatagaCAATCCAGTAAAAAAATGAGTTGAATTCCTCcgttttccgtgtcgggaaaatggaaaagttgcgcaataggtctttcctatcactcccctgctaagtattatctttgtgcctagagtcttctgcgcgtatctttggtaggtttcagggggtagtaaaAATGCGAAGATTCAGATacattttatccggtggacacagtacaaGCATGCAATCGCGGCGAAGCCGATGCAACCCaaatggtgttttattggatctttaaacaaaatatacccccCTTATGGAGCgccaagaatggaacgtcaattcgataaacaacagAAGCGGTGAAAAATCTTcaaagcgacgaataatggacttattcacatgaaaaagtgagctgtatttcttaTATTCTACTGTTGTGTTATGTACAGCACTGAAACCAAATCGCAAATTCTCCGGTAACTttttctggttggatatgggCCGGGGTTTAACAAACTCATGACCACAGGAAGGAATCGAAAACAGTCGGATCTCTGTTGTCTGcctatttataatttattttatttgtactcaactgtGCACAGTCTccaggtaaaaaaaaacaaatggaaatttgaaaaatccttgttagtcaagaattgtttgaaagaaagtttgttgTCCATTTTATGCTTCatcattcaaggaaaaggttgtTCAGAAAAGGGTTCGATTCTGAACTCCGGTGAGAAATTTACTTAGTTGCGTATCATGGGTTTTTGAGTGTCTGTTTGCACCCACGGAATGAAAtaaggtttgttttttttcctgcaataGCAAaataatatgttgtttgtttcaataaaagttttggctgggaaaaggtttttgtgagatttttctgcctttgtggcTTCATCGTTTTGTGTAAATggtaactaatttgcatacgtgggttgaaattttATATGGGAGTAcatcttttgctgttcatttacgcaaaatatGCATTCATTTGCGTCACCACTTCAAACTATACGGCAAATatacgttcattagcacttccatgaacttaATTAAAGCGAACGAGCTTTCgataacgctatttgcatatgtattaacattcaatagcatcaacggatgaacaattACAACTTTGGACAATCACAGATAACAAATATACCTTCAATCTCGCGgaatggttaatcattaacagCAATAGAAAATAAATTGCATAAtatgacaatcaatggcgtattagagacatacAGTGATGCAATTTGCttagagacgcacaatcaattgccGTTCGTACAATCCTTTAATCAAAAGGTCAATCATTCACGTGAAATGACAAACATTGGTATTTTCCGAATAACCACgaaggaagaaagaaatgtttattggtGTCATTCATCgtagttacatgtattttaaaatactgaacaaaaatacaagagtGTTACGTACAGTACTGTTCATACAGCGTTCTCTGTTTGTGACAGTACATCTGTACATGTTGTAGCTGTTGGTTAAAAGTAGGTTTGTTCCATTtgatatgaaaagcttcttttatttcaattttcaaaCACGAGTTGGCTGAGTGTAATATTGTGAAACATTCAGTAGAGCAAGAGTCTCGACAAGCATTTGATGCATGAGAGGCCTTGTCCGAAACAAGGTGCTCACGCACGCGAGTAGAGATATGACGAGCGGTTTCGCCATccagcacaagtaaatttatacaCTACGTGCGAGCGAAGACCATGTGGCACAAAATCTTTTACAATAAACAACCGTTTTACTCTAAAAGTAGACTGAAACCCtacttaatgtcaatattagtgcAATACATTATGAGTAATTTCTTAGGCCTTTTTTGTGTTactttcgaaaaaataccaataTAAGGGAGCTTATAAAAATCAGCGTTGGAAAATTCCTTGATAGTTTTGTTACTAGTCTGACTGGCGTGACCAAATTCCCTGTTAACATATTCCCGAATGATCTTACCAATCGTCCAATATGGGAAACagtttttttcgtaaaattgtgACGAGTTCTTGAATGTCCTTATGAAAACCAAACCATGTATTGTTTAATTGATAAATCCTGTGCACCTTGTTCCGGATAAGGCCTCTCATGCATACAAACATCTCGTGTCATCAAAAGCTTGTCGAGACTCTTGCTCCACTGAATATTTCACAATATTAGACTCAACCAACTcgggttttaaaattaaattaaaagaagcTTTGCATATCAAATGGAACAAACCTACTCTTAACCAGCAGCTACAACATGTTGGCCTATTTCTTTCAGTTTAGTTTCGTTGCTTATTCAGTTTTTAATTACAAATATCTTTTCTTTTCCGAGTTTCTCTTTTACGGCTTTGTCGCGACGATAAGTACCTAAGTATCTTAGGTTCGATTCATacggtaccggacgaattttctaccggttgaaaCTTCGCGCATTTAGGGGTTCCGTTCACAGGGAAACACGCTAAACGTACGAAAACTTGACGCCTTGCCGGTCAATAAATTTAACGCCCATGTCGGGGACGAATTTGTAGCCGTTAGGTCCGAAGATTTAACTGGCGCGCTGTGATCACCTTGACCGTCTAAATTTTTGCACGGCAAAGGCGTGGTTGCATAGATGCGTGGTAAATCAGCTACTATCGTTAGCCTTTCTCTTTCttgacgccattttggatttcgtAAAGTAGCACTCTCCGCATGAACAGATGGTAACACCACTGACAAAGGTTAAACTTTAATCCGGTTCGTCAGTTCCGTATGAACAGAGCGAAAATATTGCACGGTTCCGTGCGACCAAAATGGTCGGTCATATttttcaaccggtagaaaattcgtccggtaccgtgtgaaTCGGGCCTTATCTAAtctatttaatttgttttcgtAAGTATGCGAATAATGTATCAAATTATCCATTGTATTTCTCataaattcttgggtttcactcaagtttgcataacaatacagttcaattcccggaggactGGATCGGGACTCCAACATGGACgccgtttcattgtttggggactccaacatggcggccgtgacatcatgtgaaaagcaagaaaaggtttaaattaaatttgtacAACTCATTCACAACTGAAGATGGCataagtatgtcgaaacatgtcttgtaaaagattttaaaatgttgttttatttcttcaatttatcCTATTATATTATTCGCTCCTATGAATTCGTCCTCATAGACCGATTCGGCTagctcaatgttgtacccaattcaaatctctcggggttaagattctttgtatgttgaatttgcatgacaatgaagcattcacatttaaatgatatggaaattcttggaacaaaacgttttattcccagaggatttgaattgggtacaacattgagttagccgaattggtctattgcacATCACGCCTGTCTTCTAGTTCTACTTTACGgtgaattttgcaaaaaaaaaaaaacaaaaaaaaaaaaacaaaaatattttacaatatTTGACAATATTTCACTCGTAATAGAGTATGAAACCTCAAAGAAGCAATGatcgtagccagaaaaaaatacaCACAGCAAACTTACTTCCGGAAAAAACCGCCAGCGAGGGCACTAGAAAGAGTGTTGTCAAGATGCGATGGAATTACCAAAGAGCTTTTGTGCAAGAACGACATGCATCTCCCAGCGCAAAcaaggatgtttttttttttgcgatcctATTTTAGTGTCCAAGACGAGTGTCCAATCTTTCTGACGAATTTCTTGAATCATGCGTCAACAAAATGCAAATAACTACTTGATAAATACCCTAAATGTTAAaaaactggtttttttttcgtAAACCTGCTACTGTTCCTTTTTGTATTCAAATTCATTGTCttcagaaaagaaaacaattggTTCTACGGCGCCAGGCTTCTTCTGAGATGTTTCGGGAGGctaagaaaaaatgaaatacaaCTGTGGTCAAGTGTTTATAGTTAACAAAAACACTGCCGAAACATAACCTTTCTGGTTTCCTTGTTCTAATAGGGGTGTTTCCTCCATTTGGAAAGAATGacgtgatttttttcatttgactcttttttttataagaacgtctaattttgggaATGAGGCGGGACGTTCTTACTCTTCTctttttttgcgatttgagcctgaaaccgttcttaacatgttcttaaaattaggggcatataataccaagttcgactacaaactgagtGGTTCTTTAGTGTATTAGAGaataagaaaaccacattgtaacatttgttaattaattatttgagttaattgttctgttagactacagttttatagagcgagtttcactcgagtgtcgtaaaaccaaaaccaaagttaaagtaaaagtaaagcaaccatatttaatgtcgataactcgtaacagtaattcaactgacaaacctgaggtcgacggtgtgctcattttactcccccctctccatcagtgctcccttttacgggtatttaaagctacttagctacacggaaaggaaaagaagtcgaaacaaggatgcgagatccgggaatcgaactcaggacctcttgcaccaaggccgcgcactaaccgactgtgccatccttgcctTGGCCAATCCTTaccttggccaatcaaaaatgacggcgacaatccggtaaaccaatgaAACCTCGAAGAAATTTCACgcagccaacacaaagcgcgggaaaatgtgcacgcgtcaGCCACGATTTGTtatggtttcacttgtgattggttgacaaaatggcgcgataactttgaaccaatcacggagtgaagtaatgcaaagccaaagcaattctaattactttcgacactcaattgaaaaccgctctatttcttttacctttatttatactactcacaaaaacaaaaacaaacgagaaaACTTAAGACGTTCTTAACAGACTCAGCCTAGGAGTCGACTTTTTAGGgaccgattacatgagccgggctgcCCCGGTTAGGCGGGTTGGCTcgtttagccgagatcccggcacgtctgagaaaaacaccaaaaatcaacTTTGCGATGGTGATCCAGGTCACGTGCTTCTGATGCGATGCATGGACACACATGTATGTGTCCATTCGTGTAAACTGTCAATCAAGCTTTCCCATCATTTTATCACCaaatttcaggggcacccaacgagaatatagttcaaaaccacttaaacatagcattgttaaacgtattttagaatttaaacggtagatatatgcatatttttatcctctaaacattttttatctgttcggatttcctagatGAAAGTCTAATGATCCgaaaactatagggatcaaaacttacctttgcaaaaatttcagccagaaaaaaggctcatGAAAATTATAGGTGAccttttttagggtaaaaatccgttaaaaatgggcaattgtaccatttttcagatgttcgaaaatcctaggagaggcaggcaagcaagaaattttacaacaaatgttccgaaaattatagatCTCAAATCTTCCGAAGAgacattttccgaaaattgacgttgggtgcccctgaagaagTTGTGATCACGCTTCCAAACTGTGAAACCGCGCAAAGGTCCGTAAAAAGGACTCGaaccaaaagaaactttcaaatgACCATTTGACACGAAGTGACTGCATGCACCTCAAAATGTAGTCCCCAAATGTTTGGTTGGAATTCAACAAATGGCCTTACCATTAACGTTTCCCCCAgaattttcaaacattttggtAAAATGATAACCTCCTAGAGTAAAATCTCGGAAACTACGGCATACCTTCGCCGACATGGTTGTCTTTTGTGGGGATGTTTGGCCTTCTCTATTGTCATCTTCTTCTTCCATAATCTCGAGTCTGGCAGAGCCCATCGCATTAAGCATTTCATCTGTATATTTATAAAAGTAAAATGAGTCAATCAAAACTTTTATACATATTCGCACAGAATCAGCATCAGGCCGTTTTTCTGAGGAAATAAAACTTACATGTAGGTACAAATGTTTCAGAATGCATCATCGGTGTTTGCAAACTGTACAAACTTTAACCTTTCGCTTCGAAGAGGACCACTTACAGACAATTTTGCTCGTCAATGAGAACCCCTTAGGGACAGACGGACTAAGCCAAGTATCCATTTCTTCTTGTCAGGTAAGTTTGATGGCGCGAAAGTATCCGGTTGAAAGAATACGAATTGGTCAATAgcccatattcgtattctcagtattggactggaactagcttgcaatggagggtAATGCAGGggaatatatttaaaaatatttgcatttgaataGATTTCCCCACATTAGTTTCCATTGGaagctacaatcctggtcaaaactgtcgggacaattcgtgcttttccccctccctccattacaatgttgatttttcacggtctccaaaatcaagatccgttcttcgatcgctggcatgtttcaacattgtctgtagcctgcgtggcaggcgctaGAAAGGGGATGGGAGAGGGAAAAATTGGGCGCGCGCGAAACGCGCGAAACGCGCAAAccgtgctcatataacgatgaaagcatgtacagtaaattctctacttttcgcccaaaatttgacaagtgtcccgaagtgttttgacccggattgtagttCCAGTCAAATATTGATTCGAAACTTGGAAAGTGGGGATGTCTATGGAAACTAACAAttcaaatattaaaaaaaaaaaaaaccagctagAAAttcaactggctggaggcaacaAGTTGGGTATTTTCCCAAGTAAGGTGGAATTGAATTCAGCACCAGGGGATCTCGAAAGTCACGATAAATCTTCGGGACAAGCCATTAGTGGAACTGCCATCCACTTAGTCCCGGTGACTGGTTTTAAAAAGCTGGTCATTTAGTATATTTTCAAGATAACTAATACAAGCAAAAGGATTGTGAATATTGACATAAAGAGGAAATTGTGACCTCTGAAAGTTTCAGGACTTACGAACAGGCACCCGTTAGGATAGGTCCTGTAGGTGCTCAGAGGGGGATATAAACTCAGCAAATACACAGCCCAATCCAATACCCTAATCACTGAGCCACGCAAACCTTCTCAAAGTCTAATTATCACCTAATGAACTGCCACACAAGATAATTCAACTGTTGATGGTTAACGGTGTGATGCGCCGTGAGAATTTGCTTGGCAATAGGTGAAAGGATACTGCAGACCAGTTAACGCCACTTTGTCTATCAAGAGCCAAGATAAAGGACCTTGCCCCACGGTGAGTTCTTGatgctcaatgggtagagcatctgaTTGATGTTACGGAAGTCAGAGGTTTGAAACATTCCCACAACtctaatttttcagttgttctACTGCCCATGGCCAACTAGCTTATTGCCCTAAAGAGATTACTCTTAAAGGGATCCTTAACttcaacaagaaaataactataaatcacaggaaataaccgtTACTTTTAAGCCAGTTTaaagcattttcaaaaaaagtgtttgtatctgaaataaagaagttttagaatcgcctatttttgttttcaaattttgcgggtgccgccatcttgaataattgtgacgtgttacggttgccctattgttattacaCAAAAGTTCTTTGTGTCAACAATAGGGCAACTGTAccacgtcacaattatttaaGATGGCTGTGCctacgaaatttgaaagtgaaaataagagatttttaaaattcacttttcttgaaataaacactgttttaaaaacaaatttcaaacaaatttggtCTGTAAGTCGCctaatactgcattcgctatccaGCGCAGTGAGAGTCAgcaattaaaaaagtgatttcagagaggaactTGGGAGAGAACGAGggaaaaagt harbors:
- the LOC137976004 gene encoding adenosine receptor A3-like, which translates into the protein MNDTNPAPVDPSFYLNTQLATAICLLFLSPITIISNALLLLTLFRDPLKCFRNPAAYFVVALALVDISTGILVEPFFVMNRVVKFVTWSLVLREPYKTLFRFGSMFSYVVLNASFLLVLGLILAQYIAITFPHRYRSIVTTSRVLVFICTACVYFSGFILLEFAGVSIQTLFRMDLHLHSTLITVLLILFSFMLLRSLRKFAKTSLQLGVGAQNSLRMDACGNVRLTRPQRINEKQVTIVALLLSGILIVCALPHIISAHITLYAKIETPQESLDLKAVATIGDEMMFLKVALDAFIYAWRLPKYRRSLKIIMGYESTRVDPYIGDARTVENSTFQQPQPKSLTASV